One genomic segment of Arthrobacter sp. JZ12 includes these proteins:
- a CDS encoding LLM class flavin-dependent oxidoreductase, which translates to MELGIFSFGDIHPNPVTGERVSPEQRMADLLERARLADEVGLHYFGVGEHHRPDYAVSSVVPVLAAAAAQTRSIHVGSAVTVLSTEDPVRVYQQFATLDLLSGGRSELTAGRGSFIESYPLFGAALEDYDELYEEKIDLLLRLDAEERITWSGRFRPPLDDALILPRPSKGNLDIWIATGGTPSSSVRAARLGRPVIYALLGGAVNNFAQHAALYRSEFNGASGLSPRVGVSGVGLVLRNDAKETFRPYWMDTMKRISAERGFPMPSGVSYNMQAARSGALYVGTPEEVAEKIVLTHAAMGHDRHILQLDFSSVPQAQVLESIELLGTEVLPLVTEALGASRDGDSIEEHHTGADAQSVRGGS; encoded by the coding sequence ATGGAATTGGGCATCTTCAGCTTCGGCGACATCCACCCCAACCCCGTCACCGGCGAGCGGGTGTCACCCGAACAGCGGATGGCGGACCTGCTGGAGCGTGCGCGCCTGGCCGATGAGGTGGGCCTGCACTACTTCGGGGTCGGGGAGCACCATCGGCCGGACTATGCGGTCTCGTCGGTGGTGCCCGTGCTTGCGGCTGCAGCGGCCCAGACGCGGTCGATCCACGTGGGATCGGCGGTAACCGTCCTCAGCACGGAGGACCCGGTGCGCGTGTACCAGCAGTTCGCCACCCTTGACCTTCTCTCCGGCGGACGATCTGAACTTACCGCCGGACGCGGGTCCTTCATCGAGTCCTATCCGCTGTTCGGGGCTGCCCTCGAGGACTACGACGAGCTGTACGAGGAGAAGATCGACCTCCTGCTGCGACTCGACGCCGAAGAACGGATTACTTGGTCCGGACGGTTCCGGCCGCCGCTGGACGACGCGCTCATTCTTCCCAGGCCATCCAAGGGCAATCTGGACATCTGGATCGCGACAGGTGGAACGCCGTCGTCGTCAGTCCGCGCCGCCCGACTGGGCAGGCCGGTGATCTATGCGCTGCTGGGCGGCGCAGTCAACAACTTTGCCCAGCACGCGGCGCTGTACCGCAGCGAGTTCAACGGCGCGTCCGGTCTCTCACCCCGCGTCGGGGTCAGCGGCGTGGGGCTGGTCCTGCGCAATGACGCCAAGGAAACTTTCCGTCCGTACTGGATGGACACCATGAAGCGAATCTCCGCGGAACGTGGCTTCCCCATGCCAAGCGGAGTCAGCTACAACATGCAGGCGGCGCGGTCAGGCGCACTGTATGTGGGTACGCCCGAGGAAGTGGCCGAGAAGATCGTCCTCACGCACGCCGCGATGGGGCACGACCGCCACATCCTGCAGCTTGATTTCTCTTCCGTCCCGCAGGCCCAGGTGCTTGAGTCGATCGAATTGCTCGGCACCGAGGTGCTGCCCCTTGTTACTGAGGCACTCGGCGCTTCCCGCGACGGGGACTCAATCGAGGAGCACCATACCGGCGCGGACGCCCAAAGCGTCCGTGGCGGGTCTTAA